A genomic segment from Dietzia psychralcaliphila encodes:
- a CDS encoding ribose-phosphate diphosphokinase, with the protein MSEWIDNQKNLMFFAGRAHPELSEQVAAELGIEVTPQTARDFANGEIFVRFEQSVRGCDAFVLQSAPAPVNKWIMEQLIMIDALKRGSAKRITAVLPFYPYARQDKKHRGREPISARLIADLLKTAGADRIITVDLHTDQIQGFFDGPVDHMHAQGQLSDYVREHYGTDNICVVSPDAGRVKVGEKWADALDGAPLAFVHKTRDPNVPNQVKSNRVVGDVEGRTCVLMDDMIDTGGTIAGAVKVLKDAGAGDVIIACTHGIFSDPAAERLATCGAKEVITTDTLPIPPEKRFDNLTVLSIAPLLARTIHEVFENGSVTSLFNGNA; encoded by the coding sequence GTGAGCGAGTGGATCGACAACCAGAAGAACCTGATGTTTTTCGCGGGGCGCGCGCACCCCGAGCTATCTGAGCAGGTCGCCGCCGAGCTGGGGATCGAGGTCACCCCCCAGACCGCACGCGACTTCGCCAACGGCGAGATCTTCGTTCGCTTCGAGCAGTCCGTCCGCGGTTGCGACGCGTTCGTGCTCCAGAGCGCCCCGGCGCCGGTGAACAAGTGGATCATGGAACAGCTCATCATGATCGACGCGCTCAAGCGCGGCAGCGCCAAGCGCATCACGGCCGTCCTGCCCTTCTATCCGTACGCGCGCCAGGACAAGAAGCACCGCGGCCGCGAGCCCATCTCGGCCCGCCTGATCGCGGACCTGCTCAAGACCGCGGGCGCGGACCGCATCATCACGGTGGACCTGCACACCGACCAGATCCAGGGCTTCTTCGACGGCCCGGTCGACCACATGCACGCCCAGGGCCAGCTGTCGGACTACGTGCGTGAGCACTACGGCACGGACAACATCTGCGTGGTCTCCCCCGACGCCGGCCGCGTCAAGGTGGGCGAGAAGTGGGCCGACGCCCTCGACGGCGCCCCCCTGGCCTTCGTCCACAAGACCCGCGACCCCAACGTTCCCAACCAGGTCAAGTCCAACCGGGTGGTCGGTGACGTCGAGGGACGCACCTGCGTGTTGATGGACGACATGATCGACACCGGTGGCACCATCGCCGGCGCCGTCAAGGTCCTCAAGGACGCCGGTGCCGGCGACGTGATCATCGCCTGCACCCACGGCATCTTCTCCGACCCGGCCGCCGAGCGACTGGCCACGTGCGGCGCCAAGGAGGTCATCACCACCGACACCCTGCCGATCCCGCCGGAGAAGCGGTTCGACAACCTCACCGTGCTGTCCATCGCGCCGCTGCTGGCCCGGACCATCCACGAGGTCTTCGAGAACGGCTCGGTGACCAGCCTGTTCAACGGGAACGCCTGA
- the arsC gene encoding arsenate reductase (glutaredoxin) (This arsenate reductase requires both glutathione and glutaredoxin to convert arsenate to arsenite, after which the efflux transporter formed by ArsA and ArsB can extrude the arsenite from the cell, providing resistance.) → MSADPAGRATIYHNPRCSKSRQALELLRERGVEPTVVKYLDTPPTVEELRTLICDAGLTVRQAVRVKETEFTELGLLEASDEELLAAMVAHPRLIERPFVVTDKGTRLARPTSAVEEIL, encoded by the coding sequence ATGTCCGCGGACCCCGCGGGCCGCGCCACGATCTACCACAACCCACGCTGTTCGAAGTCGCGGCAGGCGCTCGAACTGCTCCGGGAGCGGGGGGTCGAGCCGACGGTGGTCAAGTATCTCGACACCCCTCCCACGGTCGAGGAGCTGCGCACCCTCATCTGCGACGCCGGGTTGACGGTGCGGCAGGCCGTGCGGGTCAAGGAGACCGAGTTCACCGAACTCGGGCTGCTCGAGGCCTCGGACGAGGAACTGCTCGCGGCGATGGTGGCCCACCCCCGGCTCATCGAGCGGCCCTTCGTCGTCACCGACAAGGGGACCCGCCTGGCGCGGCCCACCTCCGCCGTCGAGGAGATCCTCTGA
- a CDS encoding 50S ribosomal protein L25/general stress protein Ctc: protein MAKEINNLKTSIRTEFGKGSARRARREGQVPAVLYGHHTEPRHLLLNSLEFAAVLRAHGTNSLLTLDIEGEEQLALPKQIDVHPLTRIIEHTDLLVVRKGEKVTVEVSVTVVGDASPGTLVTQDASYVEIEADATLLPEGLEVSVEDAEAGLQITAADIDLPAGSTLISDPETLIVNVIEAPSEADLEAEEEAAPQGEAAEDAAQAAEEA, encoded by the coding sequence ATGGCCAAGGAAATCAACAACCTCAAGACCTCCATCCGCACCGAGTTCGGCAAGGGCTCCGCCCGCCGCGCCCGTCGCGAGGGCCAGGTCCCCGCGGTGCTCTACGGCCACCACACCGAGCCGCGCCACCTGCTCCTGAACTCCCTCGAGTTCGCTGCGGTCCTCCGTGCCCACGGCACCAACTCGCTGCTCACGCTCGACATCGAGGGCGAGGAGCAGCTCGCCCTGCCCAAGCAGATCGACGTGCACCCGCTGACCCGCATCATCGAGCACACCGACCTGCTCGTCGTGCGCAAGGGCGAGAAGGTCACGGTCGAGGTCTCCGTCACGGTCGTCGGCGACGCCTCCCCGGGCACCCTCGTGACCCAGGACGCCAGCTACGTCGAGATCGAGGCCGACGCGACCCTCCTCCCCGAGGGCCTGGAGGTGTCGGTCGAGGACGCCGAGGCCGGCCTGCAGATCACCGCCGCGGACATCGATCTCCCCGCCGGCAGCACCCTGATCTCCGACCCGGAGACGCTGATCGTCAACGTCATCGAGGCGCCGTCCGAGGCCGACCTCGAGGCCGAGGAGGAGGCAGCACCCCAGGGTGAGGCCGCCGAGGACGCCGCTCAGGCCGCCGAAGAGGCGTGA